Within the Trichoderma breve strain T069 chromosome 3, whole genome shotgun sequence genome, the region GTACCGTTTAGTACTCGCGGTCGAGGCAGGTACACAGAGATTATTGGGATTTACTGGCTATGTCGTCACGAGGGAATCCAATTGGACTTGATCGGCGCGTCCAGGGAATGACAAGGAAGTTTCAGAGCATTCAAGACGGCTAGACCACAGCTTGCAACCCACAACCCTTTGTCGATGGAGACCCTTATCACAGACAAGACCCAGGGGTGCAGGTACTAATGTCTGGTACTTGGAGAGTACATGCCCATACATTGCAAGCGAGAGAGCGCCTGCAGGAGCCCTATTCTTGCAGCCGGCTGTTGATACGAATGAGCTTAAACGGTGCTCGTATTCCAGCTCTCAGCGCCCATTGTTTACATTGCCTCGTACTTTGACTGATGTGCTTTCATCGTTTTCCCCTCATCCCTCATGCAAGCGCCACACCATCGAACCCACTACGATGGACTCACTTTGTGCTACCTAGCCGCAATCTGTAGAAGCAATTGGGCCCTTTTTCTGCTCACAAAGACCCCAGTGACCTCTCCCCCACCAACCAAGCCCCTGAGGTCTCGGGGGCTAGAGTGGATCTAGCCCATGGCTGCGCGCCTAATTCGCTCGGGGAGGTCGCTAGCCGGTACCTTTTCTTTCAGGTGATGTACAGACCGGAGGCTGTGAACCTCTTTGTGGCCGCAGGGTTGAAGTCAACAACTGAACCGAGTTGAGTTGAGGCAATAACTGGCTCTTGTAGCACTCATGTGGTACTGCTGCCAAACTTGTTTGCTTGTGCATTAATGTTGCGGAACTGGCCATTCAATGCTCGTTTCTTTACGTGCCGCTTTCTGACGTTGGACCTCCCCTATCCCCTGCGCGCCAGAACCGCATGTTGGGGCCGGGATGCCTCAATAGGGAACGGATCCCTGAAACTAACGCCAGGACCACCAGAACCTCAAACCGAGTATTGGAGGATGGCGCATGCTAACTTACTGCTAGTACGTCGTACATACTTGATATCATCAAAATGTTTATTTCCCTCGATACTGTTCCCTGGCTCTTTGTCTCCCCTTGAAATAAACAAAGTTTAGCATAAGCACAAAGGAGGCTACTAGGAATGGGGCCGAAATATTCACTGTAAATTAGTACCTGGTTCCAATGTTTCGAAATCCTAAATCAGGTTGATCGAATAAAAGATTTGTCGGCACTGGGCTCAAAGGCGCCCGTAAAATTTTTGACATGATCTACGAATATTACAGCCCTTTTCATCCAAAGTGTGCCGCCACTGCGACGAATCAAGATCTATTGCCGGCAAACACGAGGTAATCGTAATCATGGTCGAAAATCTGTGTGCGCTCGAGATCGACCTCGTAAACGTGGGTTGACACCTGGGACTAGCACACCCTCCCGGCACATTGCGACAAAAATAGACGCAGCCTCACATCACGAACAGACGGCCAAACTAATCGAATGAATACCGTATCGCCGTCGGGGAATATGCTTGAAATAGTCTCAATTGTTCTGTTCCAGACCCAGCCCTCTCAGTCTGCTCCACCAAATGCGATAGCCCTGACTAATGCTGGAACCAAAATACCAGCTACTATTCTTAACAACCTAACAGGAGGCAATGTGTTGCTGTGCGACTATGTACCTTGACTGTATCATTGAGGTCTTCATGTTGTCTCGCTCCCGAGACTTGGATGCTACCGCACTCAACCTGCAGCAATCTACCTGCAGCCCCCCGCCAAAATGAAGTTTGCCGTTAATCTTGTCACGCGACCTTAATTTCTCCTAATATTGCAGGCCTTATCAACAGCAATTTAGCCAATATTCATCTACCCATGGCCTGTGTCACAACCCCGTCCGTCTACTTTTAAGATTATGTGCATTCCCATCGTTGCTGCATAGTGATTTGCGCATTCCAGGAGCGCGCATTCGTAACTTTGCGGCTCAATATTGACTCCCGTCCCCATTTCCACAGAGACATCCAGGTGGCTGAAACTGAAAGGGCAAATCAATCAAAGGCGGGATAGGTTTCAAAGCTCGGCTCCGAATTCGGATCCACATCGGAGCGGTCTCCATTTTAATTATTGGATATTCCGTTATCGATAAGCGATATGGCCGATAAGCGCTAGTTGAATCATTTGTTGTGGCATCCCACCTGGAGGGCCAGGATTTTGGATTTTGTCATCAAGCAAGAAACTTGCACGTTGCGCGTTGCGCCAAAGTGGCATGCTGAGGTTGCTGAACAGAATCATGGCTTCAGAGGTCAAAATGGTCCCGATTCCTCGCCGCGGTGTGGATTACCGCGGCAAGGTAGTTCTTGCGCCAATGGTGCGCTCTGGAGAACTTCCCTCTCGACTGCTCGCGCTCAAGTACGGCGCTGATCTCGTGTGGGGTGAGTAGAGAGGCAAccttcttgcttcttgggGTATAAAGTTGTTTTCTGACATGATTGCTTCAGGCCCAGAAACAGTTGATCGAGCAATGATTGGAACGACGAGACGATACAACGAAGCCACCCAGACAGTCGAGTGGTTCCGAGTGGCCTCTCACGGCCAGAAAGAACCGCCACCGGATGCAAAGGAGAATATCATATACGCAGTTCACcccgagaaggagaaggacaagCTCATCTTTCAGATTGGAACTTCGGACCCGGATCGCGCATTGGAGGCTTCACGGTTGGTCGCAGCAGATGTTGCCGGCATAGACGTCAATGCTGGATGCCCGAAACCCTTTAGCACAAGTGGAGGCATGGGTGCTGCCCTTTTGCGAACTCCAGACAAGCTGTGCGCAATCCTAGAGAAATTGGTTCAGAACATCACTCCTGAATTCGAGATCGGCATCAGTGTCAAAATTCGCATTCTTGAGACGCCTGCCGAGACCGAAGCCCTTGTCAGGAAACTTGTTGCCACAGGTATCACAGGACTCACAGTTCATTGCAGAACAACACCAATGCGACCTCGCGAGCGTGCTATCCGTGGCCAGCTGCGCATGGTTGCCGAAATTTGCCACGAGGCTGGCGTGGCCTGCTTGATGAATGGTGATGTGGAGTCCAAGGCTGAAGGATTGAAATTGGCAAAGGAATTCGGTGCAGATGGTGCCATGATTGCCACATCCGCTGAGAAGAATCCCAGCTGCTTCAGGACCGAGGCTGAAGGAGGCCTTGCTCCCTGGGAAGAAGTTGTCAAGGAGTACGTCAAGATATGCATGGATGTCGAGAACCGATTCGGCAACACAAAATATCTCCTGGCCCAGAT harbors:
- a CDS encoding dihydrouridine synthase (Dus) domain-containing protein; protein product: MASEVKMVPIPRRGVDYRGKVVLAPMVRSGELPSRLLALKYGADLVWGPETVDRAMIGTTRRYNEATQTVEWFRVASHGQKEPPPDAKENIIYAVHPEKEKDKLIFQIGTSDPDRALEASRLVAADVAGIDVNAGCPKPFSTSGGMGAALLRTPDKLCAILEKLVQNITPEFEIGISVKIRILETPAETEALVRKLVATGITGLTVHCRTTPMRPRERAIRGQLRMVAEICHEAGVACLMNGDVESKAEGLKLAKEFGADGAMIATSAEKNPSCFRTEAEGGLAPWEEVVKEYVKICMDVENRFGNTKYLLAQMVPGKAGLHQPLTQSKSYSDVCRMLGHEEFMEQAREADVRRGLDKPPVKQSKKGKSNAAALAAGGQTGQARVKTQQKKALSERGAITQPEPEPLPIASVG